The sequence GTTGACAGTGAGATTATtggataataataataataataatacaataatatatattttcttACAAACCATAATCTGGTGCAGTTCCCTCACTAAAGGGCAGACAAAGAATACTAAAACAATCACGTACAGTCACAATGACACTATATACAGATACACGACTTAATTaagttcgtgtgtgtgtgtgtgtgtgtgtgtgtgtgtgtgtgtgtgtgtgtgtgtgtgacagtgtgtgtgtgtgtgtgtgtgtgtgtgtgtgtgtgtgtgtgtgtgtgtgacagtgtgtgtgtgtgtgtgtgtgtgtgtgtgtgtgtgtgtgtgtgtgtgtgacagtgtgtgtgtgtgtgtgtgtgtgtgtgtgtgtgtgacagtgtgtgtgtgtgtgtgtgtgtgtgtgtgtgtacataatATCGGTGACTAACATTATACACTCAACTGCACAGGTTTCTCTCGTTTTGTGTAACACAAGCGATGCAGAGTTTCAAGCATCATACGAGGAAACATATCAACTGTTTAAGATTTATCAAATGACAATCCACAAAGAGACGGAGGAGGATAGCGACAGAAAGCAGGTAAAGCAACAACCACATTTATCCAAACATTAACCTTTATAATGTGGTTAATGTATAGTTTAAGCGGTTTCTCGTTGACTCGCCTTTAATAGTAAGAGGCAATACCACAAACTTAAGATGACTCTTCAATGATGTTTGTGTGGATAGTTCTCTAGATCAGAAGATGGTCCTTCCACCGGCTATGGCTCATTTCACCAGCAGTACAGACTAGATGGTAACAACCATGATAACAACAccatctaattaattaattaatttatttattattgattaatttgtttttatttatgtaattaattaattatttatatatttatttttatctattttttattttttattatataacTGTAGGGCGACTCATTGCTGTTGGTGTGCTGGATATCCTACCACATTGTGTCTCGTCGGTTTATTTCTTTTATGATCCAGAGTTTGGCTTTTTGTCTCTTGGTGTATATTCTGCTTTGAGGTAATACTGTTCACATGATTTGTTTGAAGTTGCACAAAATCTGAACATATATATGAATTACTGTTATGTGTGGATCATCTAAAGTGTCATTATTTTTGTTAGCATTTTACACTTTACAAAAAAAAGGAAAGTAAAATGAAAACTTTTTATTTTACTTGGACCCTTGATGACCCCTACCTCTACTAGACAACCCCGAAGTCTCATATAGACATGGAGTATGTAGACTTGTGTTGAAACGGTCTACTATaaccaagaaattttcagTGGCATAAAAATTTTGGTATCTCCGAAAATTCCGTTTCGGTAGTGATCTGTTTTTGGCGAAACTCCTCGGAAGCTTGAGACTCCTGGCTGGAtgcacagtacagtacactagaaCTACATTTACGCAGTTGCACAACACAATAGTAGGTGTGCATGCACTACGTAGTTAGATAATAATTGCAATAGTTTACGATGTTTACGGACGTTGCTGTTGGCTCCTAGGGGTTAGACAACTTTCACAAATTTAAGTAAAGATTTAATTTAGGTACTTCAtaagtcataccaaaattACCGAAAATAAATCCAGGGGTGGCCAACTGGCCTGTGGCACTAGAGGTGGGTCTTGGGCACCAAGGCTTGAAGCCACTCAAGGAGATGGTGATGTCATGACTGTGACTAAagatcatgatgatgatgatgacatacatacatgagtatgtatgtatgtataaatgtatgtatgtacgtgtgtatgtactatgtaggtaggtagccTCAAACCAGTCTCGCACAGGTGTGTCCTCGTGAGCGTGTCATTTCAGTTGGGCACCAGGGTAGCCACCCCTGAAATTGCCACTGAAAACTTGTTGATTTACCGTTGTGGAGTGTTGTCGTAGTTAAAGTTAGATCAAAATGAgtgtaaataaaataaaaacaaattaaatttgtCTAGTCGTTTATGGCCATCATCATAAATTGGTTTTCGAAACTTGTTTGTTAGTAATAGCAATTGAAGTTATTGTCGTTATTGTGTGCTGCAACTGTGAAGTGTGTTTTTCAGAGAGATTCTAGTTACTCGCCAGTTGTATCAAGCTACACCACAGTTGAAGTGGTATTACATGGGGTATTATATCCACTCTTGTGAGAAAATGAGCTACAAGGTTGTCATATCGTTTACTTGTACTGTTACTGTCAGTTGCATGATGATGTGTTCTAGGGTCAATATTATCCCAGTTACCTACTCTGTCCAGAAGTGTTGACGTGGGTGCCTATTGCGGAATGTGTAGTGAAATTGGATATGGCAAAGTTCAGTCGATTAGATGACCATGGTCAGCTACAAGGTAAcagtcttgtgtgtgtgtgtgcatgtgtgtgtgtgtgtgtgtgtgtgtgtgtgtgtgtgtgtgcatgtgtgtgtgtgtgcatgtgtgtgtgtgtgcacgtgtgtgcgtgcacatgtgcatgcacgtgaaGTAACTCCACACTCTCATTAGAGCCGCCTTTGCACGTCACTCTTCCTAAAGTCACCATTCTCTCACGACAAGAGCAAATGACATACGAGGTACAGATTGTGTACCCAAAGGGGGCAACACACAATACACCTTCACTAATTTGGCATTTGAATTTATAGGTATTTGAAGCTATCTATCATAGTAAGCATCAAGATGTAGTGAAAGACTACATCTCAGTGGTCGGTCCTATCACTGCTACTCGGATGCTGCTTTATTTACATTCATGATCAGTTAGTCGACTGTGTAACATAGTAACTTCTTGAGTACAAACAAAGCATTAGCTTAGAAACAGCAACGAGACTGAGAAGGTCACCATTAGCTTCGAAAAGAACTCGATTGCCATCCCACATTTTCAATAATACTGCCCTCCTcacaaataaatagataaataaatagaaaataaataaataaataaaaataagtaaataaataaataaatagaaaataaataaataaataaaaataaataaataaataaataaaaaacaaataaaaaatgaaaaataaatataaataaataaaaaatagataaataaataaaaataaaatatatgaaatataacatttatttattcttatttatcttttcttttttatttatttatttatttacatatattttttatttaaaatttttatttgtgatatatatgatggcatgtcTACTGTAATATATTCTTATTTATATTGACAGATATGTGCTGCATCTTGTTGCAGACGGATGTGTCACACTTGGGATAACTATCTTTCCCACTTGCCTATACTTCATTGGAAACAATGTAAACCTCCGACAGCATTTACTGTCAGAGTTCAACGAAAACTTCCGGGGTGACCGAGGCTTTAGCCACCAAGGGCCACAAAAGCTGTAGGTTGTCTGGAACACTCTTACCACCCTCTTATCCGAAACCTTATATATATGATTAAATTTCTAGCTCATCTTTTGATTAGTTTGCAgttaatacaatagtctgttCAACTGcacaatatatataattaatcaaagtTTAATCAACTGGCAGTCTTTAACTACTCACtcaagcctggttcacagtattgacgctAACACTCAGCTGAGTGTCAACATAAAAAAATCAAGGCctttgacgctgacgctggaataagatttctattccagcgtcagcgtcaaccaGGCTCCACATGGAAGCTGCCAGAACCGTACGCATGCAGTGACCTCGGAGTCTCCAGACAGCACAGGCAGAGACAGTTTAGAACTAAATATAATCATCTGTAGTATGattacattaatatcaaccacaCTCAACAGGTCAGGGGCCACATGCGGGGCCATCCCCAGATGTGACCAAGTAAGCTATAGCATCATAGTTAATCCATGAGTATGTGGCACCATTTCCCAATTCAATTTGTCTGCTTTGGCTCTGACCAGCCGAGCACTCTTTTGTCGtcaacactacagtactctgtGTAGCACACAAGTTCTATCTACTACTGACCCAATACACCAGAATTACAGTCCAAGCCAAACTCTGTCAAAACTCAAagtcattgatattcacaTCAATTCAAAAATCGTATTGTTACAATAAAATTTACTTTTAACACGTCACTTCACGAACGAACAGATTTGATCTGAAAATAAGCATACAGTGTGAGACGAGAATGCCGGATCGTGCGGTACACATCGACTTGCCTGACAGCCAAGCAACACCCTCATCTAAACCTTCTCCAGTCAGAGCGTTACTCGCACTAatgaaacaacacacacataactcAATACGAAATATGGAATACAAACATCTACCATAACACTGAATAACAGTTCACATCATCAGATATTCAATCCACAGCAAGCATGTAATAAGTCTTAATTATTGATGAATTAGAAGGGATACCGTATTTGCCCGTAGTAAtgcccataccgaaataacacCTGTGCCCAGGTGCAACAGTTCAAAATTTCAGCCCAAAAAAACGCGCATGCCCAAGTATACGTCCATGCCCAAGTACTAcatgcccatgcccaagtatacaCCCATGCCAAAGTATACGCCCAGACAAGCATGCGAAGAATAAACAGCACAGTGTCCACAGAACATCCGTCTCTGTcggtgtgcgtttgatgagctgcatggtgtcagtgttgattgaaagtgcttaccgctagactcatTTCTTTGGTACAATTACTGATACTGATGCTGTTGACGAGCTTTAGGGCGACGACTCTGGTTTGCATGTGTggttagtttctgcgtgtatgctgATGGTGTACGGATACCAGtatacctttgatcttgcaaacgGATAATTGCaggcatttgtggtatttatGTCTTCAAGTGTCTtaatgatgactggccaaacgatgaccatgtatacatacgcctaggaccaaaataatgcCCAAGCCCggaaagtgtttcttttctatatgcccagggcgttattacagGCGAATACGGTATGGCAAATAGAGCCACAAGTGTCTAATATGACTCGAGGGTGATAAGAGCCACAACTGCTGTATCTCCTTCGATTGGTAGTGTGTTATAAGGACAGTGTCACACCCACTGACCATTACCAGCTATAACACACCATGAGCAATCAAGATGATTGGTCACCAGATGATTGGTTACAGTCagatgtcagttatccgaaaGTGTCAGTTAACCGAACGCAGAATGCCCCGGATGTCCTCTAGAAGTACAACTGTTACACACATGCGCAACAAGGTGTAATGTCAAGTTAGTAACATTATATGGCAAACCTCTTTCTCAATATTACCTTGTAGAGTCACCGtgcagggttgtccccagcatacaaaaggcacgttactccgccatgccttggcttccactaGGTACTGTACAGACCTGCCATGCTTTGCTGATTACTATCATTAGGTAtaaagacaatggacttgtatttgtattttgaaaagtgagaagttgtttgaggctaacaagcagttcctgggatgcttggtttgaagatgaccaattaggacaaagactaCCATATCctatgaacttaattgtaatgtaaagatcaacagtggttgtcatcACCTTccactatttaggtcagtatctgaaGTAACAAACGAGttctgtagatatctggcccTTCCTATCCTATGTAAGTTCTCAGCTTCTTAAGGTCTGGAAATTTCCCACGGGCTATAAGGcttaatatagctatcatgtggtcaactacagtgaactaagacagagagg is a genomic window of Corticium candelabrum chromosome 11, ooCorCand1.1, whole genome shotgun sequence containing:
- the LOC134187438 gene encoding arginyl-tRNA--protein transferase 1-like, encoding MAGLSTIVEYLKGDGDVGYRCGYCKNPNGSFSRGMWAHRMTCQDYEDLIDRGWRRSGKYVYKPTMKKSCCPPYTIRCDSTEFRLSKSQKKVLKKFVRYVASGSVSAGEAERQPDKKVKTARNPDSTVKGVSASKSDVRPGVGADPDKLPCRKAKDIRRERKLAKQQASASTVLASSITVSNESKEAAVLSKSSDSTFPAHGQSETRSLEDWILTAIERKDTKHKLTVSLVLCNTSDAEFQASYEETYQLFKIYQMTIHKETEEDSDRKQFKRFLVDSPLIFSRSEDGPSTGYGSFHQQYRLDGRLIAVGVLDILPHCVSSVYFFYDPEFGFLSLGVYSALREILVTRQLYQATPQLKWYYMGYYIHSCEKMSYKGQYYPSYLLCPEVLTWVPIAECVVKLDMAKFSRLDDHGQLQEPPLHVTLPKVTILSRQEQMTYEVFEAIYHSKHQDVVKDYISVVGPITATRMLLYLHS